The Gemmatimonadetes bacterium SCN 70-22 DNA segment GACGGCTACTTCAACAACCGCGAGGGAGACCGGGTGCCGTTCACCAGTCCGGCTGCGGGTATCTGGGGGCCGAAGGTCATGATCATCAACGAGATGGCCGGCTCGGGCGGCGACCTCATGCCGTACATGTTCAAGCGCCGCAAGATCGGGCCCCTGGTGGGGAAGCGCACGTGGGGCGGGCTGGTGGGGACGTGGGACACCCCGGTCCTCATCGACGGCGGGACGATGATCGCGCCGCGCGGCGGCTTCTTCGACCGCGACGGGAAGTGGGCGGTGGAGAACGAGGGAGTCGCCCCCGACATCGACGTCGAGAACATGCCGAAGGACGTGATTGCCGGGCGCGATCCGCAGCTCGAGCGGGCGGTGGAGGAGGCGTTGCGCCTGCTGCAGGCCAATCCGGTGCGCCTCAAGCCCGAGCCGCCACCGCCGACGTGGGGGAAGCGGAAGCCCTGACGCCAGGGCGAGGCCGCCCAGGGCGAGGGCGCCCAGGGCGCCACCGCCCATGGAGGACGACGCGAGGGCCGGCGATGCGCCGGCCCTCGTGTCGTCAGCTGCACAACGGCTGTGGGGAGCGCCGCGGCCGCGGGTGGCATGCCGGGCCCTGCGCGCGCCGTCAGTCGTCGGGCGCCCCGGCGATGAGCGGCTCGAGGTCGAGGGGCCGGGCGCCGTTCTCGTCGCACAGGGCGAACTGCGTCTCGCCGGCGTGATACATCGAGACGCCGGCGTGCGCCCCGCGCTTGTTCAGGATGAAGAAGCGGATGTTGAAGTTGGGGTTCCCCTTCGAGTTGAGGAGGCGCGCCTCGACGGTGTTGGCACGGATCCGCTTCAGTGCCTCCATCCCCGCATCCTTGGGCGACATCCCGCGGCGCATCTGCTCCACGATGAGGTACGACGAGAGATTGTACAGGTTCGCCTCGCCGCGCCCGGTCGACCCGGCGGCGCCGACCTCGTTGTCCACATAGAGCCCGGCGCCGAGGATCGGCGAGTCGCCGGTGCGCCCGGGAATCTTCCACGCGAGGCCGCTGGTGGTCGTCACGCCGCACAGGTCACCTGCCGGCGAGATCCCGTTGCAGTTGATCGTCCCCCAGAACGAGCCCTCCCGAATGAGGCCGTCGCGCACCATCGACCGTCCGGCGGCCAGGGCGCGCGACTCCCAGTCGCGCGTGGCGAGGTGCGTGCGAAGGTGCGCGCCGGCGCTCGCGAGTGCCGCGTCGTTGCCGGGGTCGCGCTCGTGCCGTGGCCGGGGCTTGCGCCCGCTCCCCTCGGGGTCGAGCCAGTGCTCGGCGTCTACCCGGCGCTTCCACTCCAGCCAGGCCTTGCGACTGGCGGGAGTGTTCAGGTCGTCCTCGATGGTGAAGCCGAGGGCGCGCGCGAACTCGCGGGCCCCCGCGCCGCTGATGAGGTGGTGGTCGGTGTAGTCCATGACCGCCTTGGCCACCCTGGACGGGGTGCGCACCCCCTCGATGGCGGCCACCGCGCCGGCGCGGCGCTTGGGGCCGTGCATGCACGACGCGTCCAGCTGCACCACGCCGTCGGCGTTGGGGAGCGCCCCGTAGCCGATCCCCATCTCCAGCGGGTCGAGCTCGGGGATGTTCACGCCGGCGATGAGGGCGTCGAGGACGTCCTCGCCGGCGACGATCCCCCGGAAGGCGCGTTCGACGGCGTTCTCCCTTCCCCCGTTCCGGTATTCCCATCCGGAGTAGTCGGAGATGACGACCGGGCGAACGTCGCTCGGGATCAGGATCTCGGGGGCGCCGCCCGGCTGGGCGAGCAGCGCGGAGAGCGGCGAGCCAAGGGCGAGCGTGGCGGCGCCGCTCCTGACGAAGTCTCGGCGAGTGCTGGTCATGACGTGCTCGGCGTGGCGAGGGTCGGGGCGAGGGCGGACGGGGCGGATGCGCGGGGCACGGGCGTCACTTGACGAGCAGGATGCGCGGGTTGACGGGATAGACCCACTCGACGCCGCGGGTGGTGATGATGGCGTCGTCTTCGAGGGGGATGCGCAGCTTCTTGCCGCCCCACTCCGGGATGGGGGTGTAGGCGAACAGCTCGATGGAGAAGAGGTTGGTCGGGCGGATCTCGTACCGCAACCGGCCGGGGTTGAAGAAGGCCATCGACGGCCCGATCCCGTGTCCCCAGTCGCCCACGGAGTGGCACCCGATGATGAACTCGACCGAGGCGTCGTCGCGCACCTGGTTGAAGGCGCGCATCGGGGAGAAGCCCGCCCGCGTGATGGCCGCGTTCACCTCGTCCATCATGGCCTGCGCCGTCGTCCCCGCGCGCGCCGTGCGGTGGATGACGTCGCGCACCTTCACCGCCTCGTCGAAGGCCCGCTTGTAGCTGGCGGGGAGCGCCACCTCGCCCGGCGCGAGCACGTACGCGATGCGCTTCTGGTCCGTGTACATGTTCAGGTAGCCGACGCCGAAGTCGATCATCAGCAGGTCGCCGCGCTGGATGATCCGGTCGTTGGACGTGGCCTCGATCCCGTTCGGCCCCGTGACGTAGATCGACGGGACCTCGAACGACGTCCCGAGCCCGCGGCGCAGCATCTCGTCCTGGATCCACCACGCCACGTCGGCGAGGGTGGTGACCCCGGGGGTGATCACCTCGTTGGACAGCGCGCGCTCGGCGATCTGCCGCCCGATCTCGCCGGCCTCGCCGAAGGCGACGATCTCGGAGGCGGTGCGGCGCGAGCTGAAGTCGGACACGAGCTTCTCGGCCGACACGAGGCGCGAGGCGAACGGCGCGCCGAGGGTCTTCACGATGTGGCCATGGAGGGTATGGCTGAGCCCATCGGCCATCCCCATCTCCTCGGACATGTTGAGCCCGATGCGCCGGGGGTTGCGCGCGCGCACGAAGGCGGCGAGGTCCACGCCCTCCTCGTCGATGTCGTAGGCGCCGCAGGCGGCGCGATGGTGGTCGGTGATGCCTAACGCCGCACGCTCGATGCGGTCGCCACCGCGATCGGTGAAGATGAAGTACCCGATCGCCCCGGTGTAGCCGCGCCCGAGGAGGTCCCACAGGGGGTCCTGGTGTCCCTCCTTCATGGCCACGATCCACATGTCGATCCCGTTCTCGCGCATCGCCTCGGGGAGGA contains these protein-coding regions:
- a CDS encoding peptidase M24, with product MRRPLPHRWRLQLAACALAVPVLAAGTPRRIEGQGANQARVRWERLCQIRKDKFDRILPEAMRENGIDMWIVAMKEGHQDPLWDLLGRGYTGAIGYFIFTDRGGDRIERAALGITDHHRAACGAYDIDEEGVDLAAFVRARNPRRIGLNMSEEMGMADGLSHTLHGHIVKTLGAPFASRLVSAEKLVSDFSSRRTASEIVAFGEAGEIGRQIAERALSNEVITPGVTTLADVAWWIQDEMLRRGLGTSFEVPSIYVTGPNGIEATSNDRIIQRGDLLMIDFGVGYLNMYTDQKRIAYVLAPGEVALPASYKRAFDEAVKVRDVIHRTARAGTTAQAMMDEVNAAITRAGFSPMRAFNQVRDDASVEFIIGCHSVGDWGHGIGPSMAFFNPGRLRYEIRPTNLFSIELFAYTPIPEWGGKKLRIPLEDDAIITTRGVEWVYPVNPRILLVK